ggctccggcttcactccggctccgGCCCCGGGACCCGggctccggcttcactccggctccgGCCCCGGGACCCGggctccggcttcactccggctccgGTTCGGATGCCCCATTGACCTCTGTGTAAAAGCAACTTTACATTTCAATAACCTTCCAGCTGATGTTTGGCTGTTTGAAATGTTCAGATGGATTTACAGAGACTTCACCGGATCACTGAATAgaggaggccgttcggcccatcatgtctgtgcggCTGTCCAATGGAGCAATTTACCCAGCACCGTTCCTGCACCTTTTCCCGCTCGCCCTGCACATTTTTTTCTttacagataataatccaattcctccTTGAAAGCCTCaatggaacctgcctccaccacactggcGGTGCTTTCCAACtattaaccactcactgcatgaaaaagtctTTCCCCATttcatcattgcttcttttggcGATTACTTTCAATCTGAGCCCtttcattctcaatccttccaccaatggggagAGTTTCTCCCCacctactctgttcagacccctcatggttttgaatacctcaaatcccctctcaatcttctcctctccaaggagaacagtcccaacttctccaatctattctcctaacggaagttcctcatccctggaactattctcattaatcttttctgcagTCATCTCTAATGTCttcccatccttcctaaagcgcagtgcccaggactggacacgatactccagctgaggtcgaactagtgacttatacaaattcaataTAACCTCCTTTGTTTTGTACTCTAAGCCCCTAGAATAAGACCTAGGTTACtacaacatatgaattaggagcagaagtaggtcttttggcccctcaagcctattccaccaCTCAggaagattgtggctgatctgattgtaacctcagctccactttcctgtctgccccccataacctttgcattCTTGATTGATAAGAAAGTcaatccaactcagccttaaaagtattcaatgatctagcttccagcactctctggggaagagaattccacagactcacaaccTCTCGAGcgaaaaaaatcttctcatctctgtcttgaatgggagaccccttatttttaaactgtgtcctgtaGTTCTAGTcgctcccacaaagggaaacatcctctcagcatccaccctgtcaattccccttcggatcttatatgtttcaataagtgttagggttgtgagtcttcagaactctcttcctgaaaaggcaatggaagcagaatctttgaatatttttaaggcagatattcttggtaagcaagggggttgttgggggaggtAGGCAGGATgcggatttgaggttactatcagatcaaccatgatcttattaaatggtggagcaggctcgagtggccaattggcctactcctgctccttgtttgtatgtgcaaccacagctgatgttattcgcttgagcaagccaaatcccagagggaaacttgttttactgatcataactttttttgtattttgaaaacccAGAAGCATAGATTCCCAATAACATttttaagattttaaaattaaaagatttattaacaagaagaaaacaaaaacttaaacacacaacaATAAAATTACACGATTGAAACAGTCTCACAAAACATTCCCAAAAAAAccccagtaatattacccaaggtaaaaactgctgctactttaataaagtaAACCACAGgacttctcactgtctctcactctgctgtggaaatccgaaGGAAGTTCAGAGACAGACTGATtactgaaaacaaagacttttctggtttgaaactggatggctgcttcaaattcactaCATTTCTCAGTACAGAGCTGGTCTCAGTGcatctcccccacacaggcaCCTCAAtcaactaaacatctttccttaaatatcttttttttttCATCCTAGGCTCCATTATCTTAAGCACGTTTTTGAATTCAACTTttcaaaaatataaaaatctttcctgttttctattgcctccacttttggGTCAAATAAGATTGAATAACCTTTCCTTGTTCACTTGAAATCTTTGTAAGTTGTAGAATTCCCTTAAACTCCCCTTTGAGGttcaacagctgaaaagtcaagtccttccctatcacctaatgcaaattttaaaacacaaCCTATTTATTTGTAATTCCAAcctcaccatagcctctcattacaattGCATGCATCTAGCTCCTTTgcctttcatctctcagtttcCACAGACAAGTTGTCTTTgctaaccttcccccagtttaattaatcatggacgcgtgcgcgcgcacgcacacacacacacacacacacacacacacagccttctttatagaataccaccatattcccaaaaatattacaAAAAGATCATGTTCATTTTcacagtaagatcacctctcattcttctaaagttcaatgggtacaggcccagcctgttcaacctatcCTTATAGAATAACCCCCTTaatcactctctcaacctgtcctgacaTTATGTCCTTACATGACATGCAGATATACACCctgtgctcctgcacaccctttagaattgtaccttttattttacattgtctcccTAAGTctttcttaccaaaatgaatcacaagATGAAtgcagagttctgaagaagggttatacggactcgaaatgttaactctgtttctctcttcacagatgctgccagacctgctgagtttttccagcattttctgtttttgtttcattaacCATGATActcttgtttcctgtcactcagccaatttcatatccatgtaaTAAATATTATCTTATGTTTATCACAACACAAATTTTTCAAACACAAATGTCACTTCAGATGCACggcaatcttttttttaaataaagaaaaccaGCCACTGACCTGGAAGGTAAATTTACAGTTaaccttttttaaaaactgtctGGGCCGTGCTACAAACTCCACCTTCGAGCTACCGACTCCATcgctctccctggcaactgttgTTATTGTAATAAATATAAGTTGTCATTTTTAATCTCAGCAGTTTACAAGTAGCTACAATTTTTTGTATTTACATATTTAGAACAGTGGTCTTAAAGGCACAGAGTAGGTTAGCAGCTAAAGCTCTCAATTTTGTTCCAGAGCTGAGACAAACCATGAACAACACTACAGGAATTGCTCTGTTGAATATCACTTTGTATAGAATGCCTCtgacttctctgtattaaattccatctgttgcTTGTCTGCCTATTCCACTGGTCTCTTTCCTGTTGCAGTCACTTGGCATCATCCTCACTGTCAGCCACACCGATAAGTTTGGaattgtctgcaaattttgaaattttacttcattttccaatatccaagtcatttataaaaatCAAAAAAGGCAGCGGTCCTAACATTGATCCTTTGAGAACACTACTGTCTATCAGTCTAAAAAAAAATTTGCCACAACTCATTGTTTTCAGCCTTGAAGCCAATTTTTTATATCCAATCTGACaatgaccctcctattccatgagcttcaGTTTGGTTAACCAGCCTTTTACGTGACACGTTGTTAAAGGCTTTTCTAACATCCACATAGATAACACCCATTGCTTTCTGTcatcaactttctctgtcttttacaaatccatgttgacgcTCCTtcattaactcaaacctctccaaatgTCTGTTGATCTTTtccccctgattattgtttctaaaactttACCCATTActaatgttaaactgactgggccTGTGATTACTAGGACTGTCCttacatcctttcttgaatatggatgtcatttgccattttccaatcctctggcacctgccCTGTATCTAGGGAAGATATGACAAGCCCTTTGTCTAATCAATACAAAGATTAAAATAGAATATGATTTTTGCAGTACCATTCTTACAAGCCCTACTATCgttatttttattcatccataggatgtgggcattgctggctgggctaacatttactgcccatctctaattgcccttgagaaggtggttatgagctgccttcttgaactgctgcaggtacacccacattgctgttatggagggagttccaggattttgacccagcgacaatgaaggaatggtgatatatttccaagtcaggatggtgagtgacttggaagggaacttccaggtggtagtgttcccatatgtctgctgcctttgtccttctaggtggtagcggttgtgggtttggaaggtgctgtctaaggagccttggtgaattccgcagtgcatcttgtagatggcacatactactggcattgtgcatcagtggtggagggagtgaatgtttgtggatggggcaccaatcaaATGGACTGCCTGGTTctcgatggtgtcaagcttctcgagtgttgttggagctgcacttgtccaggcaagtggaggttattccatcacactctcgaacctgtgccttgtagacagtgaacaggctttggggagtcaggaggtgagttactcaccacagcattcctagcctctgacctgctcttgtagccacagtatttatatggctagtccagttcagtttctggtcaatggtgatccccaggatgttgatagtgggggattcagtgatggtaatgccattgaatgtcaagaggcgatggttagattctctctcgttggagatggtcatttcctggcacttgtgtggcgcgaatgctattttctacttgtcagcccaagcctggatattgacaggtcttgctgcatttggacatggactgcttcagtatctgaggggttgtgaatgatgctgaacattgtgcaatcatcagcgaacatccccacttctgaccctatgatagaaggaagatcattgatgaagcagctgaagatggttgggcctaggacactaccctgaggaactcctgcagtgatgtcctggagctgagatgactgacctccaacaaccatcttcctttgtgctagatatgactccaaccagcagagaggtttcccccgattcccattgactccggttttgccagagctccttgatgccacacttggtcaaatgcatcttgatgcagtcactctcacctcacattgggagttcagctcttttgtccatgtttgagccaaggctgtaatgaggtcaggagctgagtgtccctggcggaacccaaactgggcgtcaatgagcaggttatttctaagcaagtgctgctcgaTAACGCttattgatgatcccttccattactttactgatgatagagattagactgatggggcggtaattggccgggttggatttgtcctgctttttgtgtacaggacatacccgggcaattttccacatagccggacagatgccagtgttgtagctgtactggaacagcttggctaggcacggcaagttctggagcacaagtcatcagtactattgctggaatattgtcagggcccacatccagtatcctgtgtcttcagctgtttcttgatatcatgtggagtgaattgaattggcttctgtgatgctggggacctctggaggaggccgagatggatcatccacttggcatttgtggctgaagattgtagcaaatgcttcagccttatcttttgcactgatgtgctgggctcctccatcattgaggatggggatattcattgggcctcctcctccagtgagtttgtttaattgtccaccaccattcacggctggatgtggcaggactgcagggaattagtgaaccagatgggtttttacgacattcgacaatgatttcatggtcatatTAGACTCTTagttccagatattttattgaattcaaatggcaccatctgccctggtgggagtcaaacccaggtccccggagTATTATCTGGTCttgtgataataccactacaccatcgcctcccctttaattttcttgatttatattctgTTCTACAGTGTAGCTACTATCAGGAGCCTATAGACTGCTCCCagcagtgacttctttcccttgctatttcttatctctactcaacctgattctacatcttgatcttctgaaccaagacagcaaggggagatgcacagccaaaattagataaaagagcaagtgagtctggaaggcattgaaattataggccagttaagacaCAAGGGAGGTcgacaaggttggatggtatttattttaatgcaaggtgtCTGACGAataaagcagatgagttgagggcacaaattaacacatggaagtatgtcattgctgtcacagagacatagcTAAGAGAGGATTAAGATTGGCAGTTCAGTATTCCAGGAtttagggtcttcaggcaagatagggaaggaggtaaaagaggaggtggtatcgcaatattgatcaaggaatcaattacagcagtgaggagggatgacatcttagaaggctcctcaaatgaagccatatgggtagaactgaaaaacaaaaaaggagcaatcacattgctgggagtgtactataggcccccaagcagtcagagagaaataggagagcagatatgtaggcaaatttcagagaagtataaaaatactaaggtagtaatagtgggggatttcaacttccccaatattaactggattagtcatagtgtgataggtttagagggagcggaattcttaaaatgcatccaagagagctttttaagccagtacgtagaaggttcTACAAAGAGatggggtggtcctggacttaattttagggaatgaagccaggcaagtggtagaggtatcagtgggggagcattttgcagatagtgatcataactctgctAGAtttaaggttgttatggaaaaggacaaggaagggccagaaatcagagttctaaattgggggaaggccgattttaataggatcagatatgattttgccacagtgaactgggagcagctacttttaggtaaatctacaTAAgaacagtgggactcattcaagaaggaaatagggagagtacagggccaacatattccagtaaagataaagggtgggaccaacaaatccaggaaactctggatgtcaagggatatacaggattggataaagagaaaaagggaggcttatggcagataccgaaggctcaaaacagcagaagccctagaggagtatagaatgtgtaggtgggtgggggggaccttaaggaaattaggagagcaaaaagggggcatgaaaaaaacattggcaggtaaaataaaggaaaatccagttattttacaagtacattaagagtaaggaTAACTATGGaaaaagtagggcccattaaggaccatagtggtaatatgtgtgtggagccagaagatgtaggtagggttctaaatgaatactttgtgtcagtgttcacaagggagagggacaacgtgggtatggaaatcataCAGATGGACTGTTTTATAATTAAAGAAATGAGCATAGAAAGGGAGTAGGTTCTAAgttgtctggcaggcttaaaagtagataaatctccagcccggatgaaatgtatcccaggctgttgagacaagggaggagatagcaggggcattgGCAATAatgttcaatacctctctggccacaggagaggtaccagaggactggaggacagccaatgtggtaccgttattcaagaagggataaaccagggaactacaggccagtcagtctaacctcagtggtggggaaactatcggaaacaattctgagggacagaattaatctacacttggagaggcagggattaatcgagtcagcatggttttgttaaagggaggtcatgtctgaccaatttgattgaatttttcgaagaggtgaccaggtgtgtagatgagggcaatgtatttgacatagtctacttggacttcagcaaggcttttgataaggtcccacatgggagactgataatgaaggtaagagcccatgggatccaaggcaatttggcaaattggatccagaattggctgagtggcaggaagcagagggtgatggtcgaggggtgtttttgtgactggatgcctgtgtccagtggggttccacagggagcggtgttgggtcccttgctgtttgtggtatatataaatgatttagacttgaatgtaggagagttgatcagtaagttcgcggatgacacaaaaattggtggggttgtaaatagtgaggaggatagccttagattgcaggaggatatagacaggctggtcaaatgggctgatcagtggcaaatagaatttaatccggttaagtgtgaggtgatgcacttgggcaggacaaacaagacacgggaatacacgatgaatggtaggaccctgggaagtaccaaggatcagaaggaccttgtgTGCATGTCCATCGGTCCCTTAAGGTAACGGGACTGGTAGATAAGGTactaagaaggtatatgggatacttgcctttattagccgaggaatagaatataagagcagggaggttatgctggaactgtataaaacgctggttaggctacagctggagtattgcatgcagttctggatcCGCATTCTAGGAAGgacgtgcagaggagatttaccaggatgttgcctggactggagagttttagttatgaggagagattggatagactggggttattttccctggagcagaggagattgagggggaacatgattgaggtgtataaaattatgaggggcatagatagggtagacaggaaggaacttttccccttggtggagggatcagtaaccagggggcatagatttaaggtaaggggcaggaggtttagaggggatgtgaggaagaattttttcacccagagggtggtgggaatctggaactcactgcctgaaagggtgtagaggcagataccctcataacatttaagaagtatttagatgtgcacttgcgatgccaaggcatacaaggctatgggcctagtgctggaaaatgggattagaatagttaggtacttgtttccctggtgcagactcgatgggccgaagggcctttttctgtgctgtaaacctctataACTAAGGCCATTTCTCgctactgtactgatctcatccttcatTAATAGAGCTACATCAGCTCctattcctggctggtctcccacattctaccctctccAAAGATTTATTACCCGTGTCACCCCTGTGCCtgatgacctacattggctcccagtcaaacaatgtctcaatttaaaaattcttatccttgttttcaaatccccccatcgccttgcccctccttatctctgtaatctcctccagcccttccaagatatctgcactcctctaattctggcctctcattcatccccaattttaattgctccaacattggtggctgtgccccAACCTCTGAAATAACCTGATATCTcgtctctatctccctttcctccttaaaacctatctctttgacaaagctttcgGTCACcttatctaatatctccttatgtggctgggtgtgatactttgttttataatgttcctgtgaagtgccttggaatgtttcataacagtaaagacactatataaatataagttgttgttctgcctatccttccaaaatgtcaagctcctagccttggtcaccttgcaaacATGTCTCTAATGGCTATCAGTTCATGCCCATTTATTTCTGTCTGTGCCATCAATTTATCTAACTTGTTACAAATGTTAATGCATTCAAATAAGGAGCCTTTGATTTTGTCTTTAGACTATGTTTCCCTACTGTGACCTCATTTGTACtccctatcccttcctgtcaaacTCTGGTCATCATTAGATGTCAGCATCCTGCACCATTGCCTTGACCTTTATCTTcctaaatctcccctcacttgaaCCAATCCACCCCAGCAGGCATGAGTTCCAGCAGTGAGTGCTGGCAGGTTATTAGACTGTGAAGGGGATCATAGTCTAGCCAAGCCTTTCTTCTTGGTAatcacaaacactcctttcagcaGAGACCATTGAAAATGACAGGGTACGGGAACCTGACAGGGTACGGGAACCTGACAGGGTACAGGAACCTGGTTGAGCTTTTCTTTCATTCAGCTCCAAGTACTGAGGGTAATTGTAGTGCCCAAGCTACTGCTAAATTAGGATAAGCCAACTCAGCAGAGACTAAGAGTGAAACCTTCAGGTCTGTTAGTGGCTGGTGCCTTTACTCGCTGGACCATCTAGGAGTTTTGTACCTTCATCCTAATCATGAGACAAAGGTAAATGATTTGAATATCTGTCTGTATTTGACTCATTGATTCCTCCTTTGAAATTTTAGCTGCTTGAAATGGGACGAGATTTACTTTCTACACTGTTTGTAGATCAAATATAAACTGGCTTTATACTGGTGCTCgtcattttttctctctcctccatcctagTGTAGATCATGTAATGATTGAAGTGACAGGTTGCTGCAAGGCACCTCGAATTTTATTATGGTGTTTTATTCAGCCATTTAAGACATGATGGGAAGCGCATTTTAAAATTTTGAGTTATAAATctgaaatgttttaatttaaaacaCATGAACTTCATAAGGAAAGGGAATTCATTAATGATGCAAGTGACAATAGTATTTTTATAATTAGATcacactgtaacctctccagtccagaAAGCTTGGGACCAAGTCATTAGTGGATTTCGGAGTTTTCTGGATCAGAGAATGATGTTAAGATACATGAGTGTGAACCAGAAAACACCATAGATATAAATatttgaagttcccctccaagtcactcatcatcctgacttggaaatatatcactgtcaccgggtcaatatcctggagctcccttcctaacagcactgtgggtgtacctacaccacatggactgcagcagttcaggaaggcagctcaccaccaccttctcaagggcaattagggatgggcagtaaatgctggcccagccagcgaagcccacatcctgtaaattaatttttaaaaattacctgcatgagggactaagacctcaccctgTGTATATTCTTCTTATGAAATATATAGAGATATGctcattgtccagttttaaatTTTTAGAGATAGAAAAGacctaaaatggctgaatctatgtaTGTCTGTGACCCTCGAACAAAAGGAGCTACCTGGCAACATTGGAGAAAGCTgcaccttgttatctctgaagagctACTTAAGAACACATTGTGGGCTTCACAGACCGAATtcagagagctatacaaaggccatctgcatttcataactcAGGCTGGCCAACAGGAATCGACTCATCTGTTAAGACTAAGGGCcccgcaaccttcctttcaattcttaatggttgagacattcCACAATCTTGGGGACCTGGATGAGGGatacacaccctttgtcaaaggCAGTATGAAGTGGTAAGAGTCATGTGACATAAACCTCCAGTTTGTGGAACCAATAATACTACCTTGCTGTACTACAAAGTCTGTCTGTATTTTCACCATCTAACTAGCAGCATCACAGACATAGAGCCCTGGCTCAAGTCAAACATTtggctccatctacactgcttctactggaaattctgtaccatcacctacatgacagattcatctctgcatgtatatctcatcgtgtgaagtcaacaccagcGGAAAAGTGAATTAACCACTGTCAGTTTTCAGCTCTCAGACTGTGAAGGAATGTTTCATTGGTCTTTgactctggactctggaacccatgtgaaatatttattttctctgtggtctctgcactgtaaatctttcttttctctatccccttttactgtatgaatggACAGGAGGCAAAACTGTGACTCGCCtcctgtgttttgagtgtgtgtgtgtgtgtgtgtgcaaataaactaaccctttgagttcatcctatctctagcttgctgtggggttattaatagacattggatcacaccaaaaccaagtggttgggaaatacaccaccgcttataaaggggggagcaaatcaaaaacacctttctgtttgctgacgggtggtgagaggagaaattagtgactTTAAATTAACGCCCCCACCTTTATGTAACACCTGGaacataaaacagtgataaaATGTTATAAAGCAGCAATAAAAGTTTTACTTATCCAAATTCTGTATCTTCCATGTTTCTGTTCCCAAAGAACTGTCCTAAAATAATGCCAGTGACATCGAGGGAATTCTTGGGTCCTGCTCAAAAAGTTTTCAGACAATTGATGTTTCTGAACAATAGATTTCCAGACTGGAAAGGTTACAGTGTATTAATCTTTCACAACCAGTTTTATTTCAatttgtatttctttaaataGCTGTCTTTTTACAAAACTAATTATGTATTTGATGAATGCATGAAAATGTTTGTAAAATAATCTCATTGTGTGGCTAAAACTTTAAACAGCTGAATTTGATGACCTAGTTCACTTCAGCTTTGATCTGATTCCAACTGTGGAACATCTGAGAATGGAAgagaagagaaagaaaagaaGCCCAAAGGTCACTTTAAACCAGCCGGTGCCATCGGGCAACCCCAGGAAATCATCTGTGCCACCCAGTAAGAGTGCCACCTTCTCCACTGCTTTACCCCAGCCTCCTTCACCAAAACTAAGGTCAAAGTTGAAAAGGTTGGTACCAAGTTAACTGCTGTAAACTCAAATTTCCGTTGGGACTCCCACTGTGTAATCTGTACTGACTTTTTCTTGCTGATCTGTCACCATGAATGTGTCTTTAATATACAGACAATGAAACTTGGCATAGGAACTGATTTATATGAAGAGAATCTGTTCATTATGGGCATTTTAGTATTACTCTCAAAGTTAAATAATATTTAAAGTATAAGGAGACTATGTACCATTTTTTAACTGCCAATTTTTTCCTTTCATTCGCATGAAATAGTTGATATTAAGATTAAAATGGTTTTATTTTggcccattttttaaaaatctataattttttggatatttgaACAGGGCAAATAAAGATAAATTGAAGCTCCCACAACCAACTGGAAAGCTGACAAAGTCAGCTCCGATTCAGCATTCGTTCCTGACAGATGTTTCTgatgtgagagagatggaatgtggCCTGCTGAATTTATTGAATGATTTCCACTCTGGGAAGCTGCAGGCTTTTGGTGAGTTATTTGACTAAACAGAATGTGGCATTTTGAAAATAATGAGGTTACATCATTGATAAAATGAATGTGTGATGTCTTGAAACCTGACAGTTCAAATCTTGCCCAGGCTTCCTAATGTAAATTCGGACAGCCATTTTTAA
The nucleotide sequence above comes from Carcharodon carcharias isolate sCarCar2 chromosome 19, sCarCar2.pri, whole genome shotgun sequence. Encoded proteins:
- the ccdc28b gene encoding coiled-coil domain-containing protein 28B isoform X1 gives rise to the protein MEEKRKKRSPKVTLNQPVPSGNPRKSSVPPSKSATFSTALPQPPSPKLRSKLKRANKDKLKLPQPTGKLTKSAPIQHSFLTDVSDVREMECGLLNLLNDFHSGKLQAFGKECSFEQMEHVREMQEKMARLHFSLDSHVEELSEDKKRNASDRNLEQLLTNLEELSTSIQKLHLAENQELPKNQEPTPLTL
- the ccdc28b gene encoding coiled-coil domain-containing protein 28B isoform X2, coding for MEEKRKKRSPKVTLNQPVPSGNPRKSSVPPSKSATFSTALPQPPSPKLRSKLKRANKDKLKLPQPTGKLTKSAPIQHSFLTDVSDVREMECGLLNLLNDFHSGKLQAFGKECSFEQMEHVREMQEKMARLHFSLDSHVEELSEDKKRNASDRNLEQLLTNTLAGTTTASKPSP